Within the Streptomyces sp. NBC_00554 genome, the region CCGTCCAGCGCCGATTCGCGGCGGGTCCTGGAAGCCTCGGTAGGAAAGATCATCGGTACTACTCGGCTGGAGACGGCGCGCCGCATCATCGCGGAGTCCGACACCCGCCTCGACATCGCCGGGGCGTGGGCCGTGATGCAGGTGGAGCTGTTCACCCGGATGGTCGGCCATGCCAGTCTCGAGCTGATCTCCGCCCGGCGCCGAATGCCCCCGGAGGTCCTGGTCCCGGTCTTCGACCGCATGGTCCAGGAGGGCTACCTCACCCGTCACGGCTCACTCTTCTCGCACACCGCGGCGGGCGAGCGGGAGGCGCAGGTCATCGGCAATGCGTGGGGCTCCTGGCTCGCCGAGCGCGTGGAGCAGGACATCGGCCGCCCGTCCGGCGACGACCTGCGCGTCGCCGTCGACTCCATCGCCAAGCGTCTTCTGGTCGAGGACCTGACGACCGGCCTGCCGGCCAGCCGGAATCCGGAGCAGGCCTCCAGTACGTCGAGCTGACGGGTCAGGCACGCCCGTCAGAGCGGGCCGAGGTCCAGCCGGGCCAGAGCCGACGCGACGTCCGGGACCGGGTTCACGCCCTCCGGGAGAGGCGGGCGGCGTACGACGACCACGGGCAGCCCGAGGTCCCGTGCGGCCGTGAGCTTCGCCGCCGTCGCCGCTCCCCCGCTGTCCTTGGTCACCAGGACGTCGATGCGGTGCTCGCGCAGCAGCGTCCTCTCGCCGTCCACCGTGAACGGACCGCGCGCCAGCAGCACCTCTATGTCCCTGGGCATCGGCGGCTCGGGCGCCTCCACCGACCGTACGAGAAAGTGGAGTCCGGGCAGCTCCGCGAAGGCCTCGATGCCCAGGCGGCCCGTGGTGAGGAAGACGCGGCGGCCCAACTCCGGGAGCAGCGCGGCGGCTTCGGCGAGGGACGCCGCCGAATGCCACAGGTCACCCGGGCCCGGAAGCCAGCCGGGACGGCGCAGCACCACGGCCGGAACTTCCGTCGCGGCCGCCGCGAGCGCGGCGTTCGCCGTGATCCCCGCCGCGAACGGGTGCGTCGCGTCGACCACGGCGTCCACGCGGTGCTCGCGCAGCCATCGCGCCAGCCCGTCCGCCCCGCCGAATCCGCCGATCCGTACGTCCCCTTCGAGCGCACCCGGCCGGGACACGCGCCCCGCCAGCGAGGTGGTCACCCGCACACCGGGACGGGCAGCCAGCCGGGCGGCGAGTTCTCGCGCCTCGGTGGTGCCGCCGAGGACCAGGACGTGGGGGGACATGGCGTCGAGCGTACGGGGGGTGGGGAAAGGGGTTGGGGAGGGGGTTCGCGGGGCGGGTCCGGCACTGTGCGACGGGCCGAAGCGGGTCAGCGCAGCAGCAGCTGCACTCCGCCCACCACCGTCGCCGCGATCACCAGCTGTTCGAAGAGCCGCTGGTTGATCCGGTTCACAGCCCATTTGCCGAGGACCGCACCCGGCAGGACGAAGGCGGCCAGTGCCGCGTCCAGCAGCAGTGAGTTCCCGTCGATCAGGCCGAGGCCGACGCTGAAC harbors:
- a CDS encoding cobalt-precorrin-6A reductase, with product MSPHVLVLGGTTEARELAARLAARPGVRVTTSLAGRVSRPGALEGDVRIGGFGGADGLARWLREHRVDAVVDATHPFAAGITANAALAAAATEVPAVVLRRPGWLPGPGDLWHSAASLAEAAALLPELGRRVFLTTGRLGIEAFAELPGLHFLVRSVEAPEPPMPRDIEVLLARGPFTVDGERTLLREHRIDVLVTKDSGGAATAAKLTAARDLGLPVVVVRRPPLPEGVNPVPDVASALARLDLGPL